The genomic interval ACTCGCCGGAAAAGCGATCCTTGTACTGGTTAAGGATGCAGCTCGGCACATCGTAGGCGACGAGCTCGTCGAGGATATCCTGCGCGTCGCGCTTGAGCGCGTACTCACGGATGATGTCCACGAGCGCGGAGCGGTTGGCAATGATCGTCGTCGACTCCTTGGTCGTGAAGCGCGGGTCGGTCACGACCTCTTCCGGCAGACGCAGCGCCTTGGCAAACTTCGGCCAGACACTCGTATAGTCGTTGACGAACACGTAGATGTAGCGGCCGTCACGGCACTTGTAGCCCTGGCCAAGCGGGCTCATGGTGTGCGCTTCCCGCGGCCACTCATAGCCGTAGTTGCAGTTCGTGGCAAAGCCGGCGGTGACGAAGTTGCCGGTGCCGTACAGGGACGTCATGACGTAGTCGCCCACGCCCGTCTCGCGCGCTGCGAGCAGGGCTGCCAGCACGCCGCTGAGCAGCGTGATGCCGGTCGTCGTGTCGCCCATGCCGGCAGGCGGGTAGATCGGCGGGCTGTCGGGATCGGTGCGGGTGTCAAGGATGACGCCGTTGGCGCCGAAATAAGCGATCGCGTCAATGCCGGGGCGGTTGACCAGCGGGCCGTTGATGCCGTAGCCGGTGACCTGACCCATGACGAGCTTCGGGTACTTGGCGTGCAGCGTCTCCCAGTCCAGACCGAGCTTTTTCAGGCCGGCCGTGCGGGTGCTAGTGATGAATACGTCCGCCTTGGCGAGCATGTTTTGCATGAGCTTGAGGTTCTTGGGATCTTTCAGATCCAGCGCGACGCACTCTTTGCCGCCGTTGAAAATATCGTGGATGGGGTTCTCTTCCGCCGTGATGGGCATGCCCATAGAGCGGCCGTAGTAACGGCAGAAGTCGCCGATAGGCGGGGTCTCAACGCGCACGACACGCGCGCCCATGTCGCGCAGGAACCGCGCCGTCGTCGTCGCGGACCAGTAGCTGGTCATCTCGACCACGAACAGTCCCTCGAGTGGTTTTCTCATGGATATAGCCTCCTTGTTGATGCAGATTTTTTCTGAAATTGCAACGGTTTTCAGTTTGTTGAAATGAAATGGATCCGATGCTTTGTCTATATTATAACGATTGTTTCGGCGCTTGTTACCTGTATTTCTTACAATTCTTTTGCCCCTGCGGACGTGCATTTTTGTGCTGTGTTGCCATAGATTTTCGGGCGCTTCCGGCACGAAAAAAGCGCCGCATCCGAACGGGCGGATGCGGCGCGGGAAACAAAGGGAAAAATCGCTCTTTACGGTTTCGGCATCAGGTAGAACACGATGTGCACATCGGCGCAATGCACGCCGTCGGCGTCCATAACGGGCACATCGAGCGGGTACTGCCCCTTGCCGTGCTCTTCGACATAGGCAATGCGCTCTTTGGCTTCTTCCTCCGTCATGGAGATGTCCACGATCAGGTCGCGCTTGGTCGGCTTGCGGTAATCAATGTTCACGCTCTTGATGATCGGCACATACTTGCCGGCATAGGTGCACTTGATCAGCGTGGCGCCCGAGGACTCGGCCAGCACGAAATAGCTGCCGGCATAGACGATGTTCACGTGGTTAAGGTGCATGCTGTTGGCAGGCAGACGCACGACCACATGGCGCTCCTCAGCGACTTCCGGGATGAGCCCGGCCACGTTCAGGAAGTTGATCTTCCCGTGCTGGAGATTGTATTTCGCCTCTTCAAAAAAGGCTGCGTTCATTTCCGCCATGTCTGGCTCCTTTCTCTTGCGCAGAGCTCAGTCGGCGACATACTTTGCCGCCAGGCCGCGGATGATGGTCTCGGCGTCGCCCATGACCTTCTCGACCATGTCCTTGGTCTTGGGCAGATCGGTGATGCGCTGCGCGCACTCGCCGGCGCCGGCCATGGCGTGCTCCACGTCGCCCTTATAGGTCGCGGCAATACCGTAACGCTCGAAGGTCAGCAGCTCCATCGGGATGCTCGAGAAGTCATCCGGCACACCGACGTAGGAGCCGGGGGCTTCCTTGGCGGTGTTGTAAGCATGCTGCAGGGACACGTCGCTGCGCAGCCAGCGCGCCGGGCCGACAAAGCCGCGGGCAATGATCGTGCCGCCGTCGGCGCAGTCGACGACCATCTTCTTCCACAGTTCGCAGAAATCGCTCTCTTCGGTGGCGAGGAAGCGGGTGCCCATCTGCACGCCGTCAGCGCCCATGGCGAAGGCCGCCGCGATCGACTTGCCGTCGCAGAAGCCGCCGGTGCCGCACACGAGCGTGTTCTCGTCAGAGAACTTCTCGATGATGTCCGGCAGCAGCGTCATGCTGTGCACCGGCTGCCACGCCGTGTGCATACCGCCCTCGTGGCCGGAGGCGATGAGCACCTGCACGCCGGCCTTCTTGCAGCGGGCCGCGGTGCGCACACCCGGGAACACGTGCATCCAGATCATGCCCTGCTCCTTGACGAAGTTTGCCCAGGGCATCGGGTCGCCGGCCGTAGTGACGAGCACGCGGAAGCGGCGCTTCATCTCGGGATCGGCCTCGCGCAGCTCCTTGATGGCCTGCATGACCTTCATGGCATTGGCCTTGACCTCCGCAGAGACCATGACGTTCGCGCCGAAGATACCGTCGGACTCCTTGGTCTCTTCAAACACGCGGGTGAACATTTTCTTGAAGATGGTCACATCGTCATCGGTGGTCTCGGCGTGTGCCTGCTTGCAGAAGTCTTCAAAGACGATGGGGTTGGTCTCGCGGGACGTGGTGGCAAATGTGCTGCACAGGCCGAGACAGCCAGCGTTGGCCGCCGCGATGCACAGGCTGGTGACCGGATACGGACCCATGCCGGCCTGGATGATGGGGTATTTGAGCCCGACAAGCTCGGTAAGTCTGGTTTTGATCATGATGTTTTTCTCCTTTCAAACGCTGTGTATGACCGGCAATGTGCCGGAATGTTACCTTTCTGACTATGACTACTATATCAACTCTGCACACCGCATCCCAGAGCACCGGCTACGAAAGTGACCGCCGATCGCAGCGGCGAAATTAGGCACCTTGACCAGCGGCGCATCTGGAAAGTGTCCCCCGTGCAGAGAATGTCTGCACAGGGGACGGTGGATCTGACGGGGATATTCGGATCAGCAGAGACCGATCGCCTGCCAGAGCGGGACGCTGGCCAGCATGGCGATGATCGTTATGACCATGTAGGCGTAAGAAGCCTTCTGCGCGCAGGGATAGTCGACGCACTTGTCGCCGGTCATCTTGATGAAGCCGACCACGGACGGGTTGCCGTAAGCGGTGTTCCAGTACGTGCCGCACAGCCACTCGACAAAGACGAGGATGAACATGCTCATGCCGTGTGCCTCCATGAGCGGTCCGAAGATGGCGATCATCATCGTGAGCATGCAGGTCTGGGACACGATCACGTAACGCAGGGCAAACGTGATGATGCACAGGCAGGGAACGAAGATATACGGGCTGCTCATGATGGGCGCGAAGATGGGGCCGAGCAGGCTGGCCAGCCATGCGCTGACGCCGGTGGTGTTCATGAACTTGGCGATGCTGAGGATGCCGCCGATGAAGACGACAAGCGTCCACTGGCCTTTGGCGTTGGCCTCCGGCGCCGTCAGCAGGCCGGCGGCGAAGAACGCCACGTCAGCCGCGATGGCCACGAAGCCGGCGTCCACGCCGTGCAGCTTCTGGGTGATCCAGAGGATAATGGCGATGGCAACGATGATGATGCCCTGCTTCTCCTTCTTGGAGATGGCGCCGAGCGCCTTGTACTGCTCCTTGAGGAAGGTCACGTCGCCGGCGAGCTTTTCTTTCGGTTTGCAGATGATCGTGCAGTACAGATAGGTCAGAACGATGAGCACGAGATACCAGACGATCGTGCACTTGAGCCAGGAGCCCCAGGTGAAGGCGAGGCCCTGCATGAAGCCGATCATCAGCGCAACGAACGCCGAGCCGGACATGAAGGCAATGCCGAGGATGTACGTGCCCATGAAGTTGGCAAACCACAGGCCGCGGGCCGCTTTGCTGTTCGGCTCCGCGCCGACAGCCTCACAGACCTGGCCGATCAGGGGCGCCATGATGGAGGTCTTGGCATAGGAGCTGGGGATCATCGGGGTGGTGATGATGCCCGCGAGCATCATGGCCGTGACCTGGCCACGATAGGTGCCGGGGAACTTCGTGAGGACCCACAGCGCCAGGCGCTTCATGAAGCCGCTGTTGTTGATGCCGACCGACATGATGAACACGCCGATGCACAGCCAGACGGTCGTGCCGGAGAACTCGACCGTGACGTCCGCCACCTTGCCGAGTTTGAATACCAGCAGCATGACCATGGTCGCAAGGGTTGCGACCCAGTCCGGCAGGGCGCCGGAGATCAGGCACGTCAGCAGGAAGCCGAAGCACCCGAGATACTGCCAGCCCTGACGGCTCATCATTTCCGTTTCCGGCGGCAGGTAGGCGATCAGCAGCATCAGGACAATACCGCCCAGAATGCCGAAAATCGTCTTTTTCATTTGCTTGCTCATGAGTTTCACTCCTCCTTAATGAATGGTTCTCAACTTGCGCTTTCGTTAGTTAATTATCTGTCAAGTTGGTTTTAGGTTACACCGAATTCAGCGCTTTTTCACCAACAAAGACTACGAAATCCGCAGAGAGAAAAATCATTTTTTTGTACTCCATAACCAAGCGGCCGGAAAACACACATACTGCTGATTTTCAAGTATTAAATTAGGTATTCTCTGCACACTTTCCGCCCGAATTGTACAAAAACGGGTGCGCATTGCGCTGGGTTATCCGTTTTTTGCAAGCCGTACGCGCTTTGTACATTTCCTCCAAAACACGTCGCTGCGCCCGGCCACAACTTTGGTCTGAATACTGTTGAGACCCCCGCCCCGCTTTGATATATTTTTGATTAGCAAGGCGACAGACGCATTTTTTCAAACCATTAAACATCATTAGGAGGTAGCATACATGAAAACAAAACTGACTGAAATGTTTGGCATTGAGTACCCGATCGTCCAGAGCGGCATGCAGTGGCTAGCCGTGCCGCAGCTCGCGGCCGCCGTGTGCAACGCCGGCGGTATCGGCACCATCAACGTCACCTGCTGGCCGACGCTCGACGAGTTTGCCGACGCGCTCGACGAGATGAACAGCCTGACCAACAAGCCCTACATCGTCAACATCTCCCTCGCCCCGACCCAGCGTCTGGACAACGAGGAGATCCGCAAGACCATCCGTCTGTGCGGCGAAAAGCACGTTGCCGCTATCGAGACGAGCGCCGAGGATCCGCGCGAATTCATCGCCGACATCAAGTCCGCCGGCATGCGTCATTTCCACAAGTGCCCGAACTACAAGGTCTCCATGAGTATGGAGCGCAAGGGACTCGACGGCGTCATCATCGCCGGCTACGAGGTCGGCGGCCATCCGTCGGCTGACGGCGTAGGCACATTCGTCATCGCGCGCCGCTGCGCCGCGGACATGAAGATCCCGGTCATCGCCGCCGGCGGCATCGCGGACGGCCACGGCCTCGCGGCTGCGCTCGCGCTCGGCGCTTCCGGCGTTGCCATGGGCACCCGCTTCGTGTGCGTCGATGAGTGCCCGATCTCCGACAACCACCGCCAGTGGGTCATCAACCACACCGAAAAGGACACCGTACTCTGCCAGAAGACCATCGGCAGCATGATGCGCGTGTCCAAGAACAACGCTTCCCTGCTCGCCAACGAGATCGAGAACCGCGGCCTGCGCACCGGCAAGGGCCCGATGGACATCCTCAAGGAGCAGATGCCCGTCATCACCGGCCAGAAGACCCGCGTGGCCTTCCAGGACGGCAATGTCGACAGCGCGATCTTCTGCGCCGGCATGGGTATGGGTCTCGTGCACGATGTCGTGCCGGTCAAGGTTCTGCTCGACCGCATGGTCAAGGAAGCCGAAGAGACCATCAACAGCATCAAGGCGTCCTTCTGATCGCATAACACGCTCCACACACCATCCTTTCTATACATCCACCCCTATTTTCTTCCCCCCACTCAAGGCGCGGATGCAGCCGCGTCCGCGCCGCAGCAACAGCGAGAGCCGCCCCTTTTCCAGGGGGCGGCTCTTCTATATATCGTTTAGATATCGTTGTTTCCCCGGACAGTGTGCGGCGCATACGCCGCGCGCCGGGCAGCAAGAAGGCCGCAGCGCATATGCGCTGCGGCCTTTTGATCGTGATCGTGTTTTGCGTGCGGACGGCTTACAGCTGCTCGCCGGGATCGCTGTTCGGAGCGTCCGCATCCGGTGCGGACGGTGCCTCCGGCTGGGCCGGCGCTTCCGCGTCCGGCTGCGGGGTCTCGGGGGCCTCGTCCATTCTGCGGATGACCTTCGCCGGCGGCTCAATGGTGTCGTCCGGGTGGACGGGCATCACACCGTGCTCACAGTAGTAGCGGAAGTCATCGCCCTCGATCGTCTCGTGGATGAGCAGGTACTCCGCGAGGCCGGTCAGCAGGTCGGCGTGCTCGCGCAGCAGCGCCTCGCACTTGGCGTAGGCCTGGTCGAACAGGTGCTTGACCTCCTCGTCGATCGTGGCGGCGGTCTCCTCGGAATAGCTCTTCGTGGTGCCGAAATCGCGGCCGATGAAGATGCTGTGGCTCGAATCGTCGAACGAGATCGGGCCGAGCTTCTCGGACATGCCGTATTTCATGACCATGTCGCGGGCGATGTTCGTCGCCTGCTGGATATCGTTGGACGCGCCGGTGGAGATATCGTCAAGGAAGAGCTGCTCGGCAATGCGGCCGCCGAGCGCGGAGACGATGCTGTCAAACATCTCGCCGCGGGACGTGAAGTTCTCAGCGTCCTCGGCCTTGCGATACCAGGTGAAGCCGCCGGCAGCGCCGCGCGGGATGATGGTGATATAGTGCACGGGGTCGGAGTTCTTGAGGAAGAACGACGCGATCGCGTGGCCGGACTCGTGGTACGCCGTCAGGCGGCGCGCACGCTCGGACACGACGCGGCTCTTCTTCTCCGGGCCCATGACGACCTTCAGGATCGCCTCGTCGATATCCGCCTGCATGATGAAGCGGCGCTTGCTGCGCGTGGCCATGATGGCGGCCTCGTTGAGGAGGTTCTCCAGATCCGCACCGGCAAAGCCGGCCGTGCCGCGCGCGATGCTCTTGAGATCCACATCGTCGCCCAGCGGCTTGCCGCGGGCGTGGACCTTCAGGATCTCCTCGCGGCCCTTGATATCGGGCAGACCCATATACACGCGCCGGTCAAAGCGGCCGGGGCGCAGCAGCGCGTTATCGAGAATGTCGGCGCGGTTGGTCGCCGCCATGACGATGACGCCCTCGTTATTCGTAAAGCCGTCCATCTCGACGAGCAGCTGGTTGAGCGTCTGCTCGCGCTCGTCGTGACCGCCGCCGAGACCGCTGCCGCGCTGGCGGCCGACCGCGTCGATCTCGTCGATGAACACGATGGCCGGGGCGACCTTCTTGGCCTGGTCGAACAGATCGCGCACACGCGATGCACCGACACCGACATAGAGCTCGACAAAGTCCGAGCCCGAAATGGACAGAAACTGCACGCCTGCCTCGCCCGCGACTGCGCGGGCCATGAGCGTCTTGCCGGTGCCCGGAGGGCCGACGAGCAGCACGCCCTTGGGGATGCGCGCGCCCATCGCGGTATAGTTCTGCGGGCGCTTGAGGAAGTCCACGATCTCGGACAGCTCCTCTTTTTCCTCTTCCGCGCCGGCGACATCGGCAAACGTAACCTTCTTGAGGTTGTCCTCGCCGGTGCGCGTGTGCGCCTTGCCGAACTTGCCGACGCCCGGCGCTCCGCCGCCGCCCGCCTTGTTCATGAGCAGGTACCACACGCCGACGAACAGCACGATCGTGATCAGGTACGGCAGGATGGACATCCACCACGGCGCCGTCCAGCCCTTGACGTAATCATACTCCGTCAGCACGCCGCTGGCGGTCTGCTGCTCGATCAGATCCCCCAGATCCTCACGGAACCAGGTGGGATTCGACAGCGTCTTTTTGATCGTCGTATTGCCATCGCTGTCCGGAGAATAGAGATTGAGCGTGAGCTCATCTCCCTCGAGGCAGAACGACTTGACCTGCTCCTGGCGGAACAGTTCCTCGATCTCGGAATAGGTGTATTCCTTCTGCTCTGCCGGTGTGGTCAGATAGAAGATGACGGCGAGAATGATCACGCCGATCAGCAGGTAGAACCCGATGCCTCTGGCACGGTTCTTATCAGGTTTCAAATTAAATCACATCCTTTATGGGATCCGCACCGGGCGCTCAGGTGGAGTAGACCTCCGGCTTGAGTACGCCGATATACGGGAGATTGCGGTATTTTTCTGCGTAATCGAGCCCATAGCCGACGACGAACGCATCCGGCACCTCAAAGCCGGCATAGGCGGCGTGGATCGGCGCCTTGCGGCGGGCGGGCTT from Clostridiales bacterium carries:
- a CDS encoding CoA transferase; protein product: MRKPLEGLFVVEMTSYWSATTTARFLRDMGARVVRVETPPIGDFCRYYGRSMGMPITAEENPIHDIFNGGKECVALDLKDPKNLKLMQNMLAKADVFITSTRTAGLKKLGLDWETLHAKYPKLVMGQVTGYGINGPLVNRPGIDAIAYFGANGVILDTRTDPDSPPIYPPAGMGDTTTGITLLSGVLAALLAARETGVGDYVMTSLYGTGNFVTAGFATNCNYGYEWPREAHTMSPLGQGYKCRDGRYIYVFVNDYTSVWPKFAKALRLPEEVVTDPRFTTKESTTIIANRSALVDIIREYALKRDAQDILDELVAYDVPSCILNQYKDRFSGEWLEQSVSNGYLIEHTYPSGNKTYLAQMPIYFDSLGVQDLYAQHRALGADNEAIEKEFGDGE
- a CDS encoding SLC13 family permease, which gives rise to MSKQMKKTIFGILGGIVLMLLIAYLPPETEMMSRQGWQYLGCFGFLLTCLISGALPDWVATLATMVMLLVFKLGKVADVTVEFSGTTVWLCIGVFIMSVGINNSGFMKRLALWVLTKFPGTYRGQVTAMMLAGIITTPMIPSSYAKTSIMAPLIGQVCEAVGAEPNSKAARGLWFANFMGTYILGIAFMSGSAFVALMIGFMQGLAFTWGSWLKCTIVWYLVLIVLTYLYCTIICKPKEKLAGDVTFLKEQYKALGAISKKEKQGIIIVAIAIILWITQKLHGVDAGFVAIAADVAFFAAGLLTAPEANAKGQWTLVVFIGGILSIAKFMNTTGVSAWLASLLGPIFAPIMSSPYIFVPCLCIITFALRYVIVSQTCMLTMMIAIFGPLMEAHGMSMFILVFVEWLCGTYWNTAYGNPSVVGFIKMTGDKCVDYPCAQKASYAYMVITIIAMLASVPLWQAIGLC
- a CDS encoding PaaI family thioesterase, translating into MAEMNAAFFEEAKYNLQHGKINFLNVAGLIPEVAEERHVVVRLPANSMHLNHVNIVYAGSYFVLAESSGATLIKCTYAGKYVPIIKSVNIDYRKPTKRDLIVDISMTEEEAKERIAYVEEHGKGQYPLDVPVMDADGVHCADVHIVFYLMPKP
- a CDS encoding nitronate monooxygenase, which encodes MIKTRLTELVGLKYPIIQAGMGPYPVTSLCIAAANAGCLGLCSTFATTSRETNPIVFEDFCKQAHAETTDDDVTIFKKMFTRVFEETKESDGIFGANVMVSAEVKANAMKVMQAIKELREADPEMKRRFRVLVTTAGDPMPWANFVKEQGMIWMHVFPGVRTAARCKKAGVQVLIASGHEGGMHTAWQPVHSMTLLPDIIEKFSDENTLVCGTGGFCDGKSIAAAFAMGADGVQMGTRFLATEESDFCELWKKMVVDCADGGTIIARGFVGPARWLRSDVSLQHAYNTAKEAPGSYVGVPDDFSSIPMELLTFERYGIAATYKGDVEHAMAGAGECAQRITDLPKTKDMVEKVMGDAETIIRGLAAKYVAD
- the ftsH gene encoding ATP-dependent zinc metalloprotease FtsH → MKPDKNRARGIGFYLLIGVIILAVIFYLTTPAEQKEYTYSEIEELFRQEQVKSFCLEGDELTLNLYSPDSDGNTTIKKTLSNPTWFREDLGDLIEQQTASGVLTEYDYVKGWTAPWWMSILPYLITIVLFVGVWYLLMNKAGGGGAPGVGKFGKAHTRTGEDNLKKVTFADVAGAEEEKEELSEIVDFLKRPQNYTAMGARIPKGVLLVGPPGTGKTLMARAVAGEAGVQFLSISGSDFVELYVGVGASRVRDLFDQAKKVAPAIVFIDEIDAVGRQRGSGLGGGHDEREQTLNQLLVEMDGFTNNEGVIVMAATNRADILDNALLRPGRFDRRVYMGLPDIKGREEILKVHARGKPLGDDVDLKSIARGTAGFAGADLENLLNEAAIMATRSKRRFIMQADIDEAILKVVMGPEKKSRVVSERARRLTAYHESGHAIASFFLKNSDPVHYITIIPRGAAGGFTWYRKAEDAENFTSRGEMFDSIVSALGGRIAEQLFLDDISTGASNDIQQATNIARDMVMKYGMSEKLGPISFDDSSHSIFIGRDFGTTKSYSEETAATIDEEVKHLFDQAYAKCEALLREHADLLTGLAEYLLIHETIEGDDFRYYCEHGVMPVHPDDTIEPPAKVIRRMDEAPETPQPDAEAPAQPEAPSAPDADAPNSDPGEQL
- a CDS encoding nitronate monooxygenase, which gives rise to MQWLAVPQLAAAVCNAGGIGTINVTCWPTLDEFADALDEMNSLTNKPYIVNISLAPTQRLDNEEIRKTIRLCGEKHVAAIETSAEDPREFIADIKSAGMRHFHKCPNYKVSMSMERKGLDGVIIAGYEVGGHPSADGVGTFVIARRCAADMKIPVIAAGGIADGHGLAAALALGASGVAMGTRFVCVDECPISDNHRQWVINHTEKDTVLCQKTIGSMMRVSKNNASLLANEIENRGLRTGKGPMDILKEQMPVITGQKTRVAFQDGNVDSAIFCAGMGMGLVHDVVPVKVLLDRMVKEAEETINSIKASF